From the Natrarchaeobaculum aegyptiacum genome, one window contains:
- the rad50 gene encoding DNA double-strand break repair ATPase Rad50: MRVDRVRLRNFKCYGETDLSLERGVSVVHGVNGSGKSTLLEAVFFALYGSKALDDRTLDDVITTGEEESGVELWFSHDGRDYRIERELKLRGDRATTTKCVLETPTETIEGARDVRREVAELLRMDADAFVNCAYVRQGEVNKLIHASPSERQDMIDDLLQLGALEDYRERASDARLGVKTVLDGQREVLEDVASQVEQKEDKELHERLNGLESRLASVSEEIDHYEAQREQARQTLETAADVLERHEETREEIAGLDEEIEELRSKIAETEREREAASEEVRELTRRREELTDEREAVLADVDLADGADREAVEARIDDLEARDEALRDDLEDVKVAITETSGEIDRLEEAAADLESQADTAREEAEQLADRLESDEEDIEARESSLEDLEDEIEAERARFEEAPIEFGAAAAHLESLEADREELAEEINSVIADRQTVENAIEEGERLLEEGKCPECGQPVEDSPHVDVLDERRAELADLEDRLAELEDRREDLDERIERAETLREAERRVDRLEENRENVAQLLAEKREALTDRRNQRERLLEDADEAEADAEEKRERAAELEAEVAAHRNSLGEINTERSGVREALESLRRVTEIDDERADLENQIENRRERREDWATMNEERRETLSAKRERKRDLESEFDEDRVTAAREDRQNAEQYIEQVDEKLAELDDQRTNLQNAIGAVENELEELERLRERLEVLEERRDRLESLYEEAETLQTTYGELRAELRQRNVETLERLLNETFDLVYQNDSYAGIELDGDYRLTVYQKDGEPLEPEQLSGGERALFNLSLRCAIYRLLAEGVEGTAPMPPLILDEPTVFLDSGHVTQLVALVESMRDLGVEQIVVVSHDEELVGAADSLVRVEKDATSNRSRLERGEPPEAAILGAE, translated from the coding sequence GTGAGAGTCGATCGCGTCCGCCTCCGGAACTTCAAGTGCTACGGCGAGACCGACCTCTCACTCGAGCGCGGCGTCTCGGTCGTCCACGGCGTCAACGGCAGCGGCAAGTCGACGCTGCTCGAGGCCGTCTTCTTCGCGCTGTACGGCTCGAAGGCGCTGGACGACCGCACGTTAGACGACGTGATCACGACCGGCGAGGAAGAGAGCGGCGTCGAACTCTGGTTCAGCCACGACGGCCGCGACTACCGGATCGAACGCGAACTCAAACTCCGGGGCGACCGCGCGACGACGACCAAATGCGTCCTCGAGACGCCTACCGAGACGATCGAGGGGGCCCGGGACGTCCGCCGCGAGGTCGCCGAACTCTTGCGGATGGACGCCGATGCGTTCGTCAACTGCGCGTACGTCCGTCAGGGCGAGGTCAACAAGCTGATCCACGCCTCACCGAGTGAGCGTCAGGACATGATCGACGACCTCCTGCAACTGGGTGCACTCGAGGACTATCGCGAGCGGGCCAGCGACGCCCGCCTCGGAGTCAAGACCGTCCTCGACGGCCAGCGCGAGGTCCTGGAGGACGTCGCGAGTCAGGTCGAACAGAAAGAGGACAAAGAGCTCCACGAACGGCTCAACGGCCTCGAGTCTCGCCTCGCTTCGGTCAGTGAAGAGATCGACCACTACGAGGCCCAGCGCGAGCAGGCCAGACAGACACTCGAGACGGCCGCAGACGTCCTCGAACGCCACGAGGAAACTCGCGAGGAGATCGCGGGACTCGACGAAGAGATCGAGGAGTTGCGTTCGAAGATCGCAGAGACCGAACGCGAGCGCGAGGCCGCCAGCGAGGAGGTCCGCGAACTGACCCGGCGCCGCGAGGAACTCACCGACGAGCGCGAGGCGGTGCTGGCCGACGTCGACCTCGCCGACGGTGCCGACCGCGAGGCCGTCGAAGCGCGAATCGACGACCTCGAGGCTCGTGACGAGGCGTTGCGAGACGACCTCGAGGACGTCAAGGTCGCGATCACCGAGACGAGCGGTGAGATCGACCGTCTCGAGGAGGCGGCAGCCGATCTCGAGTCACAGGCCGACACGGCTCGCGAAGAGGCCGAGCAACTGGCAGACCGCCTCGAGAGCGACGAGGAGGACATCGAAGCGCGGGAGTCGAGTCTCGAGGATCTCGAGGACGAGATCGAGGCGGAACGCGCTCGTTTCGAGGAGGCACCGATCGAGTTTGGAGCGGCGGCTGCCCACCTCGAGAGCCTCGAGGCCGACCGCGAGGAACTCGCCGAGGAGATCAATTCGGTGATCGCAGACCGCCAGACCGTCGAGAACGCGATCGAGGAGGGTGAACGGCTGCTCGAGGAGGGCAAGTGTCCCGAGTGTGGCCAGCCGGTCGAGGACTCCCCGCACGTCGACGTGCTCGACGAGCGCCGGGCGGAACTGGCCGACCTCGAGGATCGACTCGCGGAACTCGAAGATCGCCGCGAGGATCTGGACGAGCGCATCGAGCGCGCGGAAACGCTCCGTGAGGCCGAACGGCGGGTCGACCGACTCGAGGAGAACCGCGAGAACGTCGCCCAGCTGCTCGCCGAGAAACGCGAGGCGCTCACCGACCGGCGTAACCAGCGCGAGCGCCTGCTCGAGGACGCCGACGAGGCCGAGGCCGACGCCGAGGAAAAGCGCGAGCGAGCGGCCGAACTCGAAGCGGAGGTCGCCGCCCACCGGAACTCGCTCGGCGAGATCAACACCGAGCGCAGTGGGGTCAGGGAGGCCCTCGAGTCGTTGCGGCGGGTCACCGAGATCGACGACGAGCGGGCCGACCTCGAGAACCAGATCGAGAATCGCCGCGAGCGCCGCGAGGACTGGGCGACGATGAACGAGGAACGGCGCGAGACGCTGTCGGCAAAACGCGAGCGCAAGCGCGACCTCGAGTCCGAGTTCGACGAGGATCGGGTCACCGCCGCACGCGAGGACAGGCAAAACGCCGAGCAGTACATCGAGCAGGTCGACGAGAAACTCGCGGAACTCGACGACCAGCGGACGAACCTCCAGAACGCCATCGGCGCAGTCGAGAACGAACTCGAGGAACTCGAACGCCTGCGTGAGCGTCTCGAGGTTCTCGAGGAACGCCGGGACCGACTGGAATCGCTGTACGAGGAAGCAGAGACTCTGCAGACGACCTACGGCGAGTTGCGCGCAGAACTCCGCCAGCGCAACGTCGAGACGCTCGAACGACTGCTCAACGAGACGTTCGACCTCGTTTACCAGAACGACTCCTACGCCGGGATCGAACTCGACGGTGACTATCGGCTGACGGTTTACCAGAAAGACGGCGAACCGCTCGAGCCCGAGCAGCTCTCGGGCGGCGAGCGGGCGCTGTTCAACCTCAGCCTGCGGTGTGCGATCTACCGGCTGCTGGCGGAAGGAGTCGAGGGAACCGCGCCGATGCCGCCGCTGATCCTCGACGAGCCCACGGTGTTTCTGGACTCCGGGCACGTCACCCAGCTGGTCGCACTCGTCGAGTCGATGCGGGACCTCGGGGTCGAACAGATCGTCGTCGTCAGCCACGACGAGGAACTCGTCGGCGCCGCGGACTCACTGGTTCGGGTGGAGAAAGACGCCACCTCCAACCGGTCGCGGCTCGAGCGAGGCGAGCCCCCGGAAGCGGCGATACTGGGCGCAGAATAG
- a CDS encoding DUF7346 family protein, translating to MQPVEDDTGNRYLLCKRSTDSSLVRDPVTGTERYIPNDRLETVDVEPLEAAAGAVPAPLRTLLTSVHDEPTLGLLFELEARGPLAVRTILGETTFCESDLNGRLSVLVAVGLLEEATVAGERGYGLTETGEAALETLREGIADNEHTGDPASRDS from the coding sequence ATGCAACCCGTCGAAGACGACACCGGCAACCGCTACCTGCTGTGTAAACGCTCCACCGACTCGAGTCTCGTTCGCGACCCCGTCACCGGCACCGAACGGTACATCCCGAACGACCGCCTCGAGACGGTCGACGTCGAACCGCTCGAGGCGGCCGCCGGAGCCGTTCCCGCGCCGCTTCGGACACTCCTGACGAGCGTCCACGACGAGCCGACCCTCGGCCTGCTGTTCGAACTCGAGGCCCGCGGTCCACTGGCGGTGCGGACGATCCTCGGGGAAACGACGTTCTGCGAGAGCGACCTCAACGGCCGCCTGTCGGTGCTCGTCGCGGTCGGCCTGCTCGAGGAAGCTACCGTCGCGGGCGAACGTGGCTACGGCCTCACCGAAACCGGCGAGGCGGCACTCGAGACGCTTCGCGAGGGAATCGCCGACAACGAACACACCGGGGATCCAGCGTCTCGCGACTCCTGA
- a CDS encoding DUF7331 family protein: MIDVSTRNDEADGSERSSSTEPAGTATIESYETDDGVVFYDAENPLAWVETSRAFALSDLA, encoded by the coding sequence GTGATCGACGTGTCCACCCGAAACGACGAGGCAGACGGCAGCGAGCGTAGTTCGAGTACCGAGCCCGCCGGGACCGCGACGATCGAGTCCTACGAGACCGACGACGGGGTGGTCTTCTACGACGCCGAAAACCCGCTCGCCTGGGTCGAGACCTCGCGCGCGTTCGCCCTTTCAGATCTGGCCTGA
- a CDS encoding DUF7322 domain-containing protein gives MFDRNEESHETDAEKDLRDPESDSLTIPRVDTEDAGGGLHEDFRSEFDTESLEAPDVAPDIDPDTSDVPPELLKTFWSIVLVVNGAVLAYALGLMILVFWGDVERGLALVAGGVILSGFAYKRYRNYRRWREEEGEDERDEDGDADATDGESTPTTGDEVDSESNDRDDATNDDSP, from the coding sequence GTGTTCGACCGGAACGAGGAGTCCCACGAAACCGACGCGGAGAAGGACCTGCGGGACCCGGAGAGCGACTCGCTTACGATACCGCGCGTCGACACCGAGGACGCGGGCGGGGGACTACACGAAGACTTCAGGTCCGAGTTCGACACCGAGTCACTCGAGGCACCGGACGTGGCACCCGATATCGACCCCGACACGAGCGACGTCCCGCCGGAACTCCTCAAGACGTTCTGGTCGATCGTTCTCGTCGTGAACGGAGCCGTCCTCGCGTACGCGCTGGGCCTCATGATCCTCGTCTTCTGGGGCGACGTCGAGCGCGGTCTCGCCCTCGTCGCTGGCGGCGTGATCCTCTCGGGATTTGCCTACAAACGGTACCGGAACTACCGGCGCTGGCGGGAGGAGGAGGGCGAAGACGAACGCGACGAGGACGGCGACGCAGACGCCACGGACGGCGAGTCCACCCCGACCACCGGCGACGAGGTCGACTCCGAATCGAACGACCGAGACGACGCGACGAACGACGACAGTCCCTGA